A window of the Lactuca sativa cultivar Salinas chromosome 7, Lsat_Salinas_v11, whole genome shotgun sequence genome harbors these coding sequences:
- the LOC111894587 gene encoding zinc finger CCCH domain-containing protein 1 — MAEKPEEQPNTEQVCNFFRKPSKKKNIRKRAQDDEMDEEEEPSVVINKKKAVAADNKLYFATGSSKRSATSEQQQEAEADNTKATIFQFDSSKEIQVQNDSRATATLETETDFSRDARAIRERVLKQADQALKGKGNGDEKLYKGIHGYTDYKAGFRREQTVASEKAGGSHGPLRASAHIRVSARFDYQPDICKDYKETGYCGYGDSCKFMHDRGDYKSGWQMERDWDEAEKARKRKLALKGDDDDDDDNDDDDEHDDDEDEDGLPFACFICRQPFVDPVMTKCKHYFCEHCALKHHAKKKKCYVCNQPTLGIFNTAHEIRKRMAAGGK, encoded by the exons ATGGCTGAAAAACCCGAAGAACAACCAAACACCGAACAAG TGTGCAACTTTTTTAGAAAACCATCAAAGAAGAAAAACATCCGaaaaagagctcaggatgatgaaATGGATGAAGAAGAGGAACCTTCTGTTGTGATCAACAAGAAAAAGGCTGTGGCAGCAGACAATAAGTTATATTTTGCTACTGGATCATCTAAGCGATCCGCAACATCAGAACAACAACAAGAAGCAGAGGCTGACAACAcaaaagcaacaattttccaGTTTGACTCCTCTAAAGAAATTCAAGTTCAAAACGACAGTAGAGCCACTGCAACATTAGAAACAGAGACGGACTTTTCTAGGGATGCAAGGGCGATTCGGGAAAGAGTTTTGAAGCAAGCAGACCAGGCTTTGAAAGGGAAGGGGAATGGTGATGAGAAGTTGTATAAAGGTATTCATGGATACACGGATTACAAGGCAGGTTTTAGGCGGGAGCAAACTGTTGCTAGTGAGAAAGCAGGTGGATCACATGGACCACTGAGAGCTTCtgctcatattagggtttctgctAGGTTTGATTATCAGCCGGACATTTGTAAGGATTATAAGGAGACAGGGTATTGTGGGTATGGTGATTCCTGTAAGTTTATGCATGACCGTGGGGATTATAAGTCTGGATGGCAGATGGAGAGAGACTGGGATGAAGCAGAGAAGGCAAGAAAGAGGAAATTGGCATTGAagggcgatgatgatgatgacgacgacaatgatgatgatgatgagcatgatgatgatgaagatgaggaTGGACTTCCCTTTGCTTGTTTTATCTGCAGGCAGCCGTTTGTTGATCCTGTAATGACCAAGTGCAAGCATTATTTCTGTGAGCATTGTGCTTTAAAG CATCACGCAAAGAAGAAAAAGTGCT